Proteins from a genomic interval of Bactrocera dorsalis isolate Fly_Bdor unplaced genomic scaffold, ASM2337382v1 BdCtg056, whole genome shotgun sequence:
- the LOC125780033 gene encoding uncharacterized protein LOC125780033: MKLHPDIAKGFSQRAPGELNHFWEEISNKLNAVGPPIKDRTGWKKVWTDFKFATKKKKVKNAKQISGTGGGPFSQISLSALEEEVSVILSLNASVEGLKGITSFGCSKENIPEEIPTTSTPRKRPVESIYSQPDIDLIETSYMTPGQTIESNADADVFCTPHKKSKINKMGLLTEQINIQKKMEENVSKLLATLIKLQKDYIQEQSDTNRWLRKLSENEKDKLKEMKRHNAVMEKIAFDKLETKKKILELELEHLNNP; encoded by the exons aTGAAGCTGCACCCCGACATAGCGAAAGGATTTTCGCAAAGAGCACCAGGCGAATTGAATCATTTTTGGgaagaaatttcaaacaaattaaacGCAGTAGGTCCCCCAATCAAGGACAGAACTGGATGGAAGAAG GTTTGGACAGATTTCAAGTTTGCGACGAAGAAAAAAAAGGTcaaaaatgcaaagcaaattTCAGGAACAGGAGGTGGGCCCTTCAGCCAAATTTCTTTAAGTGCACTGGAAGAGGAAGTGAGTGTTATTCTATCACTCAATGCATCAGTGGAGGGATTAAAGGGCATTACAAGTTTTGGATgctcaaaagaaaatattccggAAGAAATACCAACAACAAGTACTCCCCGCAAAAGACCGGTTGAGTCAATTTATTCCCAGCCTGACATTGACTTGATTGAAACGTCATATATGACTCCTGGCCAGACCATAGAATCTAATGCAGATGCTGATGTGTTCTGTACCCCACAtaaaaagagtaaaataaacaaaatgggtCTTCTTAcagaacaaataaatattcaaaaaaagatGGAGGAAAATGTATCTAAATTGTTAGCCACGCTCATTAAACTTCAAAAAGACTATATCCAAGAACAGTCCGACACAAACAGGTGGCTTAGGAAACTAAGTGAAAATGAGAAGGataaattgaaagaaatgaaGCGACATAATGCTGTCATGGAAAAAATAGCCTTTGATAAAttggaaaccaaaaaaaaaattctagaaCTGGAACTTGAACATTTAAATAATCCATAA